Below is a window of Dromiciops gliroides isolate mDroGli1 chromosome 5, mDroGli1.pri, whole genome shotgun sequence DNA.
ggaaaagataaagacaaaaagaattaCTTACCTTGAAAGTCTGAGTATAATAATTTTTTGTggaataaatagatttttaaggGAATAGAAGGTTTTCAGGCATTCTAGTCTatgtgatgaaaaggccagagctgagTTGAAACACTGAAATGCAAACACAGGGACTAAAAGAAACTTAGAAAGCTTTTAAGTACATTTGAGGAATTGGAAATGGGTACGGATGGTAATGACAATGAAGTACTTAGGTTCTAATAGGAGGAAGACATACAAGTGTTTTTTTCAGATTCCTGATAACTTTGAAAGTGACAGATGAAATAAAGGAGAAGACTTGAGGATGAGAGGCACAGCTTCCAGTCTTAGTGAGATGACAGTCTCAATGTAGTCTGACCTAATTAGATCATAGTTACAATAATTATTCCCAGTCCTAGTCTCTATAGGTTGGGAAGTACATTGATAAGCTCAAGACCAGAGGAAGGTTAACCAGAAAGGCTCTTCAAGTCATATCATGAGGATCATTGGAGAGAACTGaagatctttattttatttatttatttaataataaacatttttatttatagttttgagttcctaattttattcctccttccctccctagcCACTCCCCTCCCCATGGCGACAAggagatatgggttatacacgtgcaattatgtaaaacatgaccatattagtcattttgtacaagaaaacttgaataaaagaaaaaaatgaaagaaagtgaaaaatagcatgcttcagtctgtgttcaatcaatatcaattctttctttggaggtagatagcatgtttcatcattagtcttttgggactgtcttggatcattgtattgctttgaacagttaagtcattcacagttcttcatcaaacagtaatGCTGTCTGTgcacacaacattctcttggttctgctcacttcactatacatcagagAACTGAAGATCATTAGCTTGGAGAAAACATAATGGAGGATATGAGAAGAATAGAAGGAGATATGTTAGCTATCTTGAAGTACTTAAGAGGAAACGATTTGAAAATGTGACTATACTTGCTCTATTTGGCTACAGGGGGTCAAAGAACAGTGGGAAGAAGTTACAGATTAGATTTAatcttgatgtaaggaaaaatgtCTTAATTTAAAAGCAGATTGGACTACCTCAGTTTACAATGGCTTTCTCCTAATTGGAGGTCTTAAAGCAAAGACTTGTTAGGTATGTTGCAGGGGGAATTCTTTTTCAGTTGTGGGATGACCAGTGAGGTTCCTTTCCCCTTTGAAATTGTGATCCTTCTTACAAAATAATATCCCTCTCCTAAGAAAATAAACGTTAACCAATAACTTCAGATCCATCCCatttaaaatggaagtgaatcGATTGCAAACATTAGAAAGCTTCAGGAGATCACACTGTTAGAGAATCAGTATTGACTATTTCATGTTGCTGTGATAGATAGGCTGACTGTATCACTATTGACACAGATAACTTTTAATTATGGAGGTGGAGCTCGTAAGAATGTTTTAAGAGATTATTTCCAGATGATACATCATAGTGTAATGTAACGAATATTGGATTTTAAATCAGATGCAGTGAGCCCAGAATCTCTAGGCCATGTTACAGGTTACTAAAAATACCCAGTACAACACAGACTAGCAAAGATAGGAAACCTTTCAGAAGAATGTGTGAAATCTGGGAAGGTGCTAGCCAGTTAACaaataaaggatttaaaaatagGGAGTAGGAAATAAAAGTGCAGTAAATAACTTGCAGAGAGGCAGGCTCAGAAATGccaagacatgggttcaagtcctatctttgATATATACTGGCTCTGAGACGCAAGGCTATGGCCTGTGAGAGCCACCGGGCAACTTTGTAAGACTAAGTTCAGAACAGTTGCCAATTTCTATTGGTGGGGGAGTTTAATCATCAGGAGTTCCTtacaatgaaattacaggtctggcttttaaaatttaaattaatcttaagaaaaatctgaatttaagCTCCAATCAGGTTCAGTAAAAACCACCTATATAAAATCCATAACTCAGTTCCATGCCAAGGTCATACGGATATAAACATGAACAGGAAATCTGAAAACATTAATTACAAGTGTAAATTACTGCTCTTTTCTTATGGGGATATTTATTTACTGAAAAGAGCAGGGAAAAGGACATTTTGTGACATTCAGAAAAGCAGCTTGAGGAAAACCACAAAAGCTGAGAGAAAAGCAGCCCCTTGGACAAACATTCTAGAGGAGAGCTCAAAGGCGGTAAATGGGAGCATGGCCCTTGGAGGCAAATGCACTGGCTGAGGGTAAAGAAGGTTGTAGTGCAGTTTCCCAAACAAAGAATCTGCATACGGCCTTTTAGGATTGGAAAATGTACTGCTAGGAAACTCTGAATCAAAGAAGTAAGTCTTGTCTAATGAAGGGACCACTGGCTGTTAAGTATTTATGTTATATCTGACAGAAGTTATAGATAGGGGGTTTCTCAACCTAAATTAGAGATGGGTCACTGCACACCAGGTGACCCGGATTTGTGGTATCAGGAGCTACTTGAGAAGACAGCTTTTACTTCACAGAAATTGAGACCACAGGAAAGCCCAGAAAGTCAGCTTGGAAAGCCTGAAGATCCCAGATTTGCAGCTGCTGTAAGCAAAGGATTTAACTACTTCAAGCTCAAGATTGGCAGAGAGGCAGTTTCATCCAACAGGAGAACAGAGGGAGGCTCAGGGTGGCATTCTGCCCCAAAGGAGCAATGGTATAGACTGTTCcctaaaaagaccagaaatgtcCAGGCCTGTCATGAAGTCCAGTTGTGACGTGAGTTGCCCCATGCATGAGGTCCCTTACTTGTGTGCTTCACTGTTGGGGTTTCTCTAAGTTTGTGTTCATTCTCTTCTCTGTGCATTGGTGGGAGAGTGTGACCCAAGTTTATGGGTGAACTGTTATGTTTTGATTATTCTTGCCTTTTTTGTCTTCTCATTGGGTAAATGTTTCATGTCTGAGTTAATCATATCATTGTGACTGATTTGTTGAAACATCAGTAAGGGCTCAGGAGCTATTTTGCTAAATAGTATTCTCCTAGGTTCCCAAGTGTCCAGTTGTAGCTGCGTGGCCACCTTTTTGGGTGTAGGTGAGGTGAGTGAGCAAAGGCCATTTCAAGAAGAGAAGAGCAGGGGAGCCTGAGGAGAGCTGGGGGTGAGGATGGACACAATGCCATGCTCTTTATGAGCACTTATCAAGAAACTCAAACCTCACTCTTGCTCTAAGTCTTGACTAATGGGGGAAAGTATTCACTAATTATTGAATCAGCTTTAAAACAACCCTAACCTTACATGATAaagaaacttgtttttttttgttgccaATGACCTTTTGAAAATTGCATTAATTTGCATGGAAAAATTATCAGATCATTTTAACTGTAGATGTACAACACAACATTTCAAATGCTTTTTTCAATTCCCTTGTTAGGCTAATGTTTTATCCCTCTGTTAatgacagattttttaaaaaatcctgccAAACAGGAAGCAAATAACTGGTAGACAAATTAAGGCCTACATCTCATCCACTAATTTCTTGCCTTGGAAGGAATTGTTTAGTGCTCACAGAAAGATGATGTCTTGAGAGtgattactggggcagctaggtggcgcagtggatagagcactggccctggagtcaggagttcaaatttggcatcagacgctcaacacttactgctgtgtgaccctgggcaagtcacttaaccccaactgcctcaccaaaaaaaaaaaaaaaaagataggaggcTGCTATCAACCATACTCTGCCCTCAATCAAGAATTCCCCACATCCCAGCATCTGTAACCTCTCTCTTCTATCCTGCCCATGGATCTGATTGTGCTTTTATTTATGCTGAGTGTTTGCCAGGCCCTTTAGCCCCTTCTGTTTTATTACACTTCTCCCAAATTCCCAGGAGCTTATGAATGTATAATGACCACAAAGTATTTGAATGCCAGTGATAATCATTAAATACATGAAATCCCCTAGTGAGTAAAACCAAAATGAATAATGTCTTAAAAGGAATGCGTAAAAATATGAAAGCAGTTCCATGACCAATTAAGAAACATAAATTTGCACGCAAGACTTCAAGGAACACGTTTGTCTGGAGACTATTTACAAAATACCTGTAGCTGTCTGTCCCTCTTCATTTTCACATTTTCATATCAGCCTGCCATGTTTGCCACTTTGTAAATGATGCTAAATCTTCCTACCTTAGGCCTGGTTTACAGAGAATACCTTACTTAGTCCATTTTCAAGTGCATGATAGCTATGACACTAATCTCATGCTAAAAAATACTTATGCAGGTTCAGAACCAAGAGCTTGAAGCAAAAGCTGGAGTCAACAGATAAAAATTACTCTGAAAATTTAGGGCCTGCTAGACTAAAAATCTTTCCCTGAAGAGTGTGCTCTCCTCCATGGCATAATCCCTGTGTTACTTGCTTCATGGTCTAATGATTAAAACCCAGCTACAAGGGAGGTGTGGGGGATGCTCGAGTTGCAACAAAATACATACTGCCAACCCATTCTGTTTTTATGCtgtgacattttatttttcagtgtaaATGGAATATGAAAACATAtaaaaagtattataaaaatacataattttagAAACAGAAATTATCTGGTTCCCTGTTATAGTAAAATTTGTGGCAGTTTCATGGCTACATTGTACTATCCCTAAGGGTAAAATACATGTCCCAGGGGTCTTGACAggatgtatataatataaaatcttttaaaaaaaaatttctatgtacatatgtatatacacacataactcACCCATtcccacacacatatgtatgtatgtctctgtccacatatgcatatacctactgtcatacacacacacacacacccccagagCCAGGCAGTTTGAAAATCTATTATAATGGTCAGTCAACTTAAGGGGGAGGGGGCATACGAGAGAGGTTTCAAGTAATGATCATTCCATACTGACATCTTCCCTGGGTTGAACTGTGCTGAGTACTACCCAAGCCATGGGTGTGCTGAAATCCCTGAAGCATGATTGATTTAGAGAATAAGCCTGAAAGCTTGATCTCTGGAAGGAAATGACTTGGAAAGCTACAATCCATGAGACTAAAAACACTTCTGGTTGAGAGTCTGGGTTTACTCCAGCCCTGACCCCTGACCTGAATCCTCGACATCGTCCACTGTGAGGAGCTCAAACCTGTTGCTTACATGATCACGTAAGACCCTGGTTTCACGGGAGCCGCCCCCTCGGTGCTTTGCCGGGCTGCTGTCattcttcttctgtttcttctttctggcttttGACTTCTCCCTCCGGGATAGGCAATCTGAAGGGACCGATGATTTCAACGCATAAAAGAGCTGGTTATAAAGCTGCCTTGCTCCAGGGCACACGCTCAAGAGACTTTCTGCTGAGGATGAAGCTGAAAGTTCTTGAGAAAGTCCATGGACAAGAGTCCCACTGTACAACCTGTCCAAGTGGAAAAGAAAGTGTGTTACTGCTCTCACCGAAGGACTAGGAGACTGACAttctaaagcttaaaactgcactgagaaTTGTGGGACTCCTTATGTGAGGCACTTTGAATTAAGCTACAGTCAGGTGAAAAATTTAATTGGACATTCGAGGGTTCCTCCTATTTATTTACCTCTGAAACTCTGTCAAGTTGCCTAGAAATACTAACCTCTGGCCATAGTCCTGCTGAAGATGGAAAGGTTACAAAAGTCAGTTTTAGTTTGGGAGCATCTAGTGTATTTGTTAGTGAGTAAAATGCTAGAAACTCAGTTTATAGATAGCGTCAGGGTGAGCAGGTTTGCCAGTAAATTCAAATTAAACTTGCTAAATTAGAAAAGCTAGCTATTAGAAATAGGATAAAgtagtttattttaaaacaaacaaaaaattgtatTGTTCAACAACAGAAATTGACCAGGTATGTCTATTAAAGAGACAGGCATGACCCTGGATAGCAAGAGAGCTGGAGGGATTCTCAGGTCGTTCAGTACAAAGAAACTGGACCTCATGGAGTTTAAGGAACTTTGCCAAGGTtacagaagtgggatttgaacccaggttccttgGCTCTGGAGGCCAACGTTCTTCCTACTGTTCCATGGTGTCCCATAGAGCTGACTTTGAAACAAGGAAAATCTGGACCCAGgttctgcctctgaaacatgAGCAGAGTGACCACGGCCACACCACTAAATCTTTTCTGTGTTCTAGGTAATTCTCTTAAGACTCTTAATTACAGAAAAAATGCTGAACTTCACAGGGATGTGGTGGGGACTTACCaggctgatgaaatcataggtctggaccctaccccaaacaaaacaaaatgtcccAATTCGGGGCCCAAATTGACCAACGGTTGAACAAGCCAGAATTTCTGGGTCTGGCAGTATGAATTCAGTGGTCAGAGCTCTCAGGATGGAAAGACAATActgcttttgaaaaaataacCAAATGGGCCCATCAACAGAGAAAGCACCCGGAAATCGTTATTTAGCTATGGTCACCCAGTGGGCTTGAAGTGAAAGAGTGCtaatctcctccccttcccccttaaaTGAAACCTGGTCCTTATCCCTCTTCTCTCTTATGCTTTCCTGGGCCCGGAGTCCGTGACTGACTTAATCTTACCACGTGAGGTTGGGCTCAGGTAAAGGCGTCAACAGAAGCTGATTGAGATAGAATCCCATCTGGAGGCAGCACTGCCACTGACAGAAAACATGGGCTGTATCTAAATCCAATCTTTTCTgtagtttattttctttcactttaagAAACTGGTCACACAACAGCTTAGCCCCATCCGCATGCAATTCCTCATTATCTAGATGAAAAAGAAACCTAAGAGTAGTGTTTGCAAAAGCTTTCAAATGCTCTCTATCCATAAGTTTCAAAGGTGACAACCAAAtggaaaacacttttaaaaaaattatgaaaagtctGCTCTACCTTGACActttgctattttcattttaaatacctAGGCCTTGAAGGCATTTGCATTTAAGCACTCTAGTGACAATTTTCTTCTGACTCAAACTTAATTCTGCTGAATACTCGTCTTAGGTAATATCTTAGGCTAGTCTCCAGGACAAAGTCTTATACTATTATATGCCTCAGTTCTCTAAATCGTTTGGTCTGTGAAATctaaattaacattttctttataagAGTCTAACAAATCTATTTTCATGAAAGCCAGAAAAGCGAGTGCTGTAGCTCACACTCCTGGGTAAAAACCATTAGATAGAACAGAAAACACTAGGGccgctagatggtacagtagatagagcaccggccctggattcaggaggacctgagttcaaatccagcctcagacacttgacacttactagctgtgtgaccctgggcaagtcacttaaccccaaatgccttaacaaaaaacaaaaacaaaaaccccacaaaaaacccaaaacagaaaaCACCTCCATGCTGGCGCGAAGAGGAAAAGTGAAAACTTACAGGAGTGGGAGCCCAAACTGAACAATCAACTTCCTCAAGTACCAAAGGAACAATCTCTGTATATGGGGGCTGTATGGACCACCTGGAAAATACCCCCTTTCTAATTTATTATCGGGAGGGCACTGAGGCTGCCCATGCTCAGTATCCATAATCCTGAAAGGAACATCAACCCTTGGCATGTGCCCTTCTGTTGGACTCAGCAAGAGAGCTGGCAGATTTTGCTCTAGGTCTTTTCTTATATACCTTTTACTCAGCAGAAAAAATAAGCGTGAgggtttaaaaaacacacaaaaaaaatgcaaCAGCGAAGCAATAGCTTCTTTTGCTTTCTGGCTCTAATTAGACTAAAACTTCAATAAAGTTATGAAATGATACAATTAAGACAAAGAGCCTTCTAAGTTTAAAACTTAGGCATTTTAGTACAAGGGTTAGAGTCCTATTTCTTTAATTGTTTCACTTAAATTATTCTGGAAAAAAGCAATCTCTTATGAAACTAGGTAACTGCTGAAAATCCAGACAGTAAGAGTCATTCAGAACTGTTACTGCACTTGGGGAAAGAAAAGTCGTCCTATCCATGGCCTATAAAAAGGGAGTATTCTTCAGAAGAATCGAATGTCTTCATTGCACAAAGAATGCTTGTATGCTAATTAAATCTCCTCAAAAGGACTATttagcagaaaaagaaaagttgatgTTCTTCTCCCCATTACTGCTCAAATATTAACTGAAggttatggggggaggggaagataaagATGACAGCACAGCTAGAATACGACTCTACAATTCTGTGTGGTCCTAAGTATCTGTTTTTTTACAGAGCAGTGACAAATAACCACCTTAGGAAAGAATCGCTCCTGAACTGGTAACATGTCCTAGCAAACATAATGACCATTACCCCtgaatttggagaaagaaatgacactgGCACATGTTCTGCATATCAAAAACACATCATCTGCATGTGCTACCACTGAGGGTGAAGGGTCAGGAGGCATCAAGGTAGTCCCATCATATCAGAAGCTATGGATCCATCAGGAATGGCGCcctcccctatttttttttttaattttaggtagAAGTATAAATAAGTTTCTGGAAGAAGAGATGCCAGTTTCTGTAAACTACAGATACCTACCAGGCTCGCTGGTCATCTTGTACAACTGCCCACACAGCATTCCCATCAGTAAAGCTTGTACATGATGCAGTTTTGCTTTGGCTTCTAAGGACTGCAACCAGAAGCAAGTGACAGCAATAGGTAACTTCAAAGAGGCGGGAATTGGGTCCAAGATACTCTCCTTCACTTTCAGGGTTTCCAACAGAAGAATCTTCCGCTTAGAGAGAGAAAGCTGAAAACACACAGCAAATACGAGCTCAGTTATGTCTCGAGAAGCTTGACATTTTTTTATGTGCAAATATAGGATTAAACAATACAAAGGAAACATTTTGAACTGTTAAGTTGATCTCTTCAAAAAGGTTAAATACTGAATGAAAAGACTGTGCTTGAAGCTCTGGCGGCCACTAACGGCTAACACTTGCAGAACCCTTGAAGAATTACCAAATGCTCTACATATATCTCATTTCATTGGATCCTTTTGAGACAGGTGTTATTTTTATGCAAAATTAATTAAGTCTGTTCATAGGTTCATCTATCTAGATCCAGAAGTGGCCTCAAAGGCCATCTGCCTAACCACTCAGCTTAGAGATGGGGAATCAGGAATCAGAGGTCCCAGAAGGGGAAGAccacacaaggtcacacaggcagtgtcTGGGGCAGGCTCTGAacctccagagccagtgcttttcctACGCTGTTTAGATCCTTGTCTTAAAATAACTAAATGAAGTTTTAAGCTtgggggactgggaagatggtggacaCGACGACAGAAAACAGGTTCAAAGGAACAGGACTTGGCAGAAGAGGGATTTTGTGGAGGACACAGCAAGCTCGAGCTCTCGGCCATACTGCTCAACTTGCTATGTGCGCTTCTCACCTCCAGGCCTTTGGCTTGGCTGTGCCTTCCAAATCACCGCTTCCACAAATTAAACCCTACCCATCAAGAGCCACATCACAAGGACTTCAAGGATGGCAAGGATCTCCCTCCTCCACAGTCCCATTCCTGATGATTCTAGCCAGAAGAGCAGAGACatgccttcccttctccatattGTGCTGAATGCCTTATTACATACTGCTTGGGAGGCAGTGGTGGAGTAATTAGTCATGGATCTGACATTATAGGTTTTGTGtgttttaacactttttttttgggggggggggcagagcaatgagggttaagtgacttgcccagggtcacatagcaaataagtgtcaagtatctgagactggatttgaactcaggtcctcctgaatccactgcgccacctagctgccctgtgctatGACACTTTTCCCAGCTATTGGACAAGTTGGAGTATATGGTGTGTCCCCTATAAGATGGGCTCACTGTATTATTGCTCAGGTCTCTTACCCCTCCCAAGTGCATGATGATAGTTTATTATGGTTCTCTGCAAGGTGGAGatagtgtgatatagtggaaagaccaCCACACTAGGAACTGGGGCACATGAGTATTTATGCTGAGTCTACTCGCCTGTTATAGGActtaggacaagtcatttagtctctccTTGGCTGGATCACCCTCCAGATCATGCCCTTTAATCATAGGGGTCCCACAGGGCTTTGTCCTGGGGCCTCTTCTTCCTTTACACTACcttacttggtgacctcatcagctccaaAGGATTTAACttccatctctatgctgataattctctaACCTTCCTATCCTGCCCAACAAACCTCTCTTGCTGCCTTTCAGacttttcaaattcaacatgtccaaaatggaactttcCCCCTAATTCCGGCCCCCATCTTCCTAACTTTTCCATTACTGTCAGGGGCAACAGGTTCTAGATTTTCTCCCCTCACTCATATAACCCATATTCTAGAATATATAATGGCCACTAATGATCTCTAGCTCCTATTTGTAGGGTTGTTACTACCACAGTCCTGAAATCCTTACCTCGGTCAGCCTGCCCAATTCCCGATATTCATCTGGGAGCTTTGCTGCGTGATTCACTACTGTTGCAATATTCTTATCGATCCTGTCTACTTCACTGAAAGCCACTGGGTGTTTAGGCACTGTGCTGTGGGACACATTATTGAGATTTGGAGAAGGGTTCTGAAGAAGCCCATAGATGACTTTCCGAATGGACACAGAGACGACGTGGGCACTTGGGCGCTGAATACTCTCCACCTGTGTGTGAAGAATAGTCCGCCGTAATGACAAAGCGTCACAAACAAAGGGAGACAGCTGCCCCTTTGCCAAGCCCAACTGTATCCATTCCGGTAAGCCCAGGCTGGTGGCACAGGGAGATACATAAGCGCCAAGCTGGAAGAAATCCTGTAGCTTCACCGGAGACGGCTGGTATTCCTCCATTGAAACCCAGAGCACTTCTCTAACCCCTTCTCTATCATTCATTTTCAGGTTCTTCACAACATGATCTAAGGCTTCAGCGGGATCATCAAAACGAGACAGCCAGTTCAGGAGTCCCAGAATCCGATGGTGCTTTCTCCCTTTGCTGTTGGACGTTCCAGGGGTGAAACTTATTCTACTGATGACTGAGTCCAGGGCAGGCAGATTGATGTAGTCATTACCGCACAGCACAGCAAAGAGAGGCAACAGGGCTTTATTCATATTGTTGAAATGTCTGCAGAACTTCTCTACAGAGAAGCATCTGGCAGGGATATAGTAGTGAAATGTGTCTTTCATCACAGTCAGGTTTTTCCATTGAAAAGCATTCAGAGGACAAAAGCCAGCTTTCAGGTCGAAAATGCAAAAATCACTATCCATCGTTAATACAGGGCAATTCCAATGGTTAGCGAGTGTCATGATGTCTCTGTCTGCTTCTGAGAAGCACTGGACAAAGTCGACATGAAGCTTGATCAAGACTTGAATGAACACTTCTCGGATGAGTAAGGGGAGCAAGTTTCCCCTTCCACTAACAGCAAGGGAATATGCCACCTGGATCTTCTCCCGGGCTCTGTCTTTTAAGGTGAGGAGTTTTTTATCTGAAACGTCACAGCCTCCATCTAATACAACATATGGATGAATTTTACAAGCGAAGAGCGATTCAAAGAATCTCTGTATAACATCAGTAAAAGAATCATAGTCTCCTCCATGCCGGAGGTCCACATCTGAATCAAAACACAGTCGATGGAAAAGTGCATAGCCATCAATAATAAGTTTAGTGTCCCTCAACTTCAAATCAACAAAGAATTGACTGTGATCTTCTACATAACTCATTAGTCCACGGATACCCATACTGCTGGTCTCAGGAACTGCCTTCAAGACAAAAAACATGCACCAAGTTTTCAATAGAGTTGTGGGAATGGCTTAAAATGGAttcagacttttgggacactgggTATCAAAGAAAGTTGTTATTGCTTTCCACCATCCTAAAAATCAACTGGAATCTACGTTAGGAGCTCTGATTATACTATTATACCAgagctatgtttttgttttggaaaagggctcttttttttttttaattaatacctAAATGaacacaaaaacattttattttttcctgatcaAAATGAGACCTAGCACAAAAATATTAGATAAAGAAGTATGACTCCCAGCAAAGGAGTCATTTTTACCTAGACAAAAAACAAGTCTTTCCCCCTTCTCACTAATCAAGGCCACACTATTTTCAAATGACCATCCACTGAGAAATTAGTTGTGCATTTGATAAAAGTACCATAATGTGgttcaaaataacaaaatttagtAAAGAATACGTATGTGCTTGAGCTATACATACACTCAAGATTCCCTCCAAATTCATTAACTTGCCTCTGAAGGGCAAGATAGATAGAAATTAATA
It encodes the following:
- the ASTE1 gene encoding protein asteroid homolog 1 — encoded protein: MGIRGLMSYVEDHSQFFVDLKLRDTKLIIDGYALFHRLCFDSDVDLRHGGDYDSFTDVIQRFFESLFACKIHPYVVLDGGCDVSDKKLLTLKDRAREKIQVAYSLAVSGRGNLLPLLIREVFIQVLIKLHVDFVQCFSEADRDIMTLANHWNCPVLTMDSDFCIFDLKAGFCPLNAFQWKNLTVMKDTFHYYIPARCFSVEKFCRHFNNMNKALLPLFAVLCGNDYINLPALDSVISRISFTPGTSNSKGRKHHRILGLLNWLSRFDDPAEALDHVVKNLKMNDREGVREVLWVSMEEYQPSPVKLQDFFQLGAYVSPCATSLGLPEWIQLGLAKGQLSPFVCDALSLRRTILHTQVESIQRPSAHVVSVSIRKVIYGLLQNPSPNLNNVSHSTVPKHPVAFSEVDRIDKNIATVVNHAAKLPDEYRELGRLTELSLSKRKILLLETLKVKESILDPIPASLKLPIAVTCFWLQSLEAKAKLHHVQALLMGMLCGQLYKMTSEPDNEELHADGAKLLCDQFLKVKENKLQKRLDLDTAHVFCQWQCCLQMGFYLNQLLLTPLPEPNLTWLYSGTLVHGLSQELSASSSAESLLSVCPGARQLYNQLFYALKSSVPSDCLSRREKSKARKKKQKKNDSSPAKHRGGGSRETRVLRDHVSNRFELLTVDDVEDSGQGSGLE